The DNA segment AATCTCTGTTGATGTTGCTGAATCCACTTTGTTTGATATAAATAACAAGTTACCAGCATTTTCAACTAATAATTtactacagaaaaacaaacaattataatttcatttaattttttatttttaaacgttataaaatatgttttcatttctatgtttatttgttatttttctaacaGCCCTGTGGTGTCACAGAATGATGAGACTCAGCTGTGTCACCTGTAGACAGTAAATGGAACTGTAGTAAAACCCAAGTGGTCCTCACAGGGGGCCCAGAGTCTGACCTGGAGTGTGTCTGAGTCCCCGTGGGATCCTGTTCACAGTCAAGATGTACCCGTCCTCCGTCAGCACCTCGTGCTCCTCCGCAGGGTAACCCCAGCGTTTGATGATCTCCGTCTGACAGgaacacaacaaacaggaaaaaaaaaaagagtttcaaTAGAAGGTTCATATAGATGTTCAGCAGAAAAAGAGGCTCCTCCACAGTCTGTCAATAcagatggacgtcgcctctgtgatgtcacccacaggtctctgaagctcagagtgagctgctccaccgtcgccatcttggcagtatcTGATTCGCCCCTAACTCCTATCTAATCCAcatatggtcaaagaggaggggggtgtggagctgagactttggtgcattcactcacccacctgtcactcacacccccaatcctccataactgtagtccttaataaaatgtaaacaggtgagttatataaacaggtgagttatataaacaggtgtcatgaaggaggaaattttctctagagaccagaacagtttttgtaccaggctgtaaacatgtttatttctgctgtaaagttggacatttgaacatgagagtctatgggactgactcactgttggagacTCTGTAATGGAAATCAATAGAGGAACTGTAGCTTCAGCTTACTTTCACTTCAATCTGTACAAGTAACTAAAATTTCAACTGTGTCCtcatttaatttcacacaacaattcagctgtgtgtcatctataatttcattattgattcatctgcagaatttttttaataatttgtttagtttttcaaacatataaaacaaactgtgcAGGGAAGTCTGCTCCTGTCAGAAACCTGAAAATACTTTGATGACACGATTCATCAGTTTTCAAAATAGTTATTTTATCTAATCGTTTTTCTGtcaatcgattaattgattgatcgATTCGTTGGTGCAGCTCTAATGACACTGCAGGTACACAATTTTATATTCAATACATATATTCTTACAGGTGATAGAGGTCATGTGACACATCAGCCtgatcacaacaacaactgacacAGACATCTGAAAAGGCTCCTGAACACACCTCAGTACTAATGTAAAGAACATTATTCTGAAGGGGGACTTCCTGTCAGACACAGCTGTGGGCTGCAGTACtctatgtgactgtgtgtcagcTGATAAGAGGAGAAAGGGTTAAAGTGGGAGGAGCTAACAGAAACATGTGAGCGCTTGGTCTCATGACAGAGTTTCACATCTGATCTCAGTGGCAGCAGAGTTCAACTCCACTCCtcagcttttactttgaaaaacttTACTCATCAGCAGGGCTTGTTAACACCCTAGTCTCCTGACCACAACAACCTCAGTTCAGATAAAATAAtcaatgatcaataatcaataccCTCCTGTTCCTGTCCAGACTTTGAGACCAACTTTGACACAGCAGGAAATAGGACCCCTGTAAAGACCTGGATCTgagagaccaggaccaggaccgcCTCAGAGAAGAggacctctgtgacctctgacctgtggaCTGGACCTGGATCTTGACCTGGATCTGGACGTGGATCTggtcttttgtgtttcttcaacAAACAGTCTGGGTGTTTGGAGGTTTCAGCTGACATCAGCAGACCAAAGTCCACCAGACCTGCTTCTGTCTCTGAACTGGTTTACACTGCTCAGATacacctgacctctgacccctgaccctgCCTCAGGAGCTcatggtgacatcacagaggtggaaaataaaagtcctaatgatgttaaaaacactgaatatttcatcattatttacagaatttaaaaaactgttttcaaattaaaattcacaatgttttgaaaaaaagtttttttcagaataaaagtcatactttctcagaaataaaagatttaatattttgaaaaaagtaatattttcagaataaaatacagaagTTTCATATTTTTGAAACAGTCGTAATATTTTCTGAAAGATCCAGATACTGATGGTTACCTGAAGGTTACCTGAAGGTTACCTGAAGGTTACCTGATATTTACTGACAGTGTGTACTCACAATGTTCATGTGCACTTCAGGGTCCAGCCTCTGCTGTAGCTTATTGGAGTGTCTCAGGACAGTCGGTCCAGTGTGTACGAGCCCAGAGAggacaagcacacacaccacaacacaccacatcatctgtataaacacacacgcacaggcagTCATGATGTGTTCATGGTtcattataaaatgtcagtagaAGTTGTTGTTTCTTGTTAAAACCTAAAATGTCTCTTTATTCACAAACCGAATGAAGCTGATTGAAGCTGATGAGGATCATGTGATTAACAGTCTGTTTACCGACTGTTTTATCTttagactgaaaacactgttataaataaaacacaaggttttttatttgctcttttttcaCGGTCAGATCCAAATTCAGTTTCTGAGAGATCAAACTGTTTCATTAAAACTCATTTACAGGTGAACGTAAAGTCAGGGCCTGTTTAGCCTTTTTATGCCACATCAACATCAGATTTTCTACCTGTTTTTACctgttgtgtgtctgatgtTCATCCTTTTTACTGCCTGATTGGTTTTCAGCCTGGTTATTACCAAACatgtttaaatcaaatataCATTTCCAGTGTGTTTTCTCAGGCTGTTTTAATCATGCTGTTAAGACATGTTTCCAGGCTGTTTCTTGTCTGTTTTAAGGCTGGTTTCTGTCAGTTTTCAGGCTGTTTTAAACTTGTTGTTAAGACCTGTTTCTAGGCTGTTTCTTGCCtgttttacagcttgttttcagCGTGTTTTAAACCTGTTGTTAAATCCCGTTTACAGGTTGTTTTGAGGCCTTTTCTCTGAGGGACAGTGAACGTCACTTCTACTCCTGTTTAAAAGTCCGAGTTAATGACTCGATAATAAAGTTAATAACACGTTAATAATGTCAGTAAACTCACCTTACCACGCGCTCTGATGATCTCTGACTGAGCTGCTTCAACTAACCGACTTCTTTTCTGGATGTAAGGAAGAAAGCGGTTGTGACGTCAGAGGGAGACCCTCTCTGTGATTGGTCAAAGACGGGCCTCAGATTATTAACCCTTTGTTTTCTGGGCCAATAACCTTGAACGCCAAGATTTCCAATCGATATTTCCGACCTGATCAAATCATCAGAGACCGGAAATGATCCGGGAGGGAACAAACGACAAATTAGCTAACTCGGtccaaaataaatcagaaaacagtaaaataatctGAATTCGATGATCTTCAGGAACTATAATACAAACTAACAGAGGCCATATTTAAAggtttgtttgattattttatgattattttcctGTAAAGTTTCCAAAAGGAAatccttcaaagtaaaagcacagcCTGTCACAGAATAGGAAACTGTTAAACTGAAACAATCTCCTCACACAACACATGTACAATCTGATTTATAACCACAtagaaaaacatagaaaactTACTCCATTGTAATAACTTTAGAGGGCTACAGACTATACCATGTCTGATGTTTGTCTCTGAAATGAGGTGAAGCAGaagtataaaagtataaagtacaataaaactgaaacacattAAATATACTGAAAAAGAATCAGAACTatataataatcaataaacCATAACAAGtgtagaaaagaagaaagggaggaagTGTTTTAACTTTGACGTGTTAAagtttatttggtttattttactATAAATGTGTCCCTTTTATCTAAACTGACGTTATTCTTCCCGTTACTTCACTTATTTGGAAAAGataagacatttattttgaaaatctcaGTCGGATATCCCGTGGGTATCGCGGTTATCTTGACACCGTTCGGACTCCGggatagtttttttttggtccGTCCCCTTTCAGCTGTTTTGTAACACTGGAGGCGGATTTAACTCCTACGGCTCCGGACCCAAATACATGAAGGGCTGGAACGGTTAGACCCGGGTCAGTCGGTTGAGTTAGCCCGCCTGCTGCGGTTCCGTGCTGAGATGTCCAGGGTTCTGATCGTCGGAGCCGGGCTGACAGGCAGCCTGTGCGCATGTCTGCTGAGGAGAGAGCTGCAGAGCAAAGTTCAGATTGTGGTGTGGGACAAAGCGAGGGGCTCGGGTGAGTGTCACCGTCACATCTCCCTTCAGAAATCATTGGACTTTACTTCCCGGGCTCACAGCCTCTCACGGTCACACTAGGACATGACCGGGAAAGGTTCTTCATCAGCAGACTCTTCTGCTAAATTGGGCTTTGAAACGATCCGTGAAACTCAccttattttaataaaatgtcatctgACTTTTACTGGTACGCTGCGGTGTCTCAGTGACCTCGAGGTCAGAGGCAGACCCGTCGCCAGACTCAGTCTTAAGGGCGGCATAAGAAATGCATGGGAGGGCACAATTATTATTAACTTACAGTACgtatatttttaataatccTATACTGTATTCGCACATCATGTAATCATCACGTTAAACATAACCAACAGCAATATGACCAGGTATATCCGACAACATCAGTCCTCATAGTTTAAAGCAAAACATTACATAGAAGCGACGTTATGAATATCCATAAAACACTGAACTATATAACATATTAGATGTAACACCAGAAGCATCTCTCAAACATTGCATTTTAAAGCAGTCAACAGAGGGATATGCATTGCCATTAGacagacgcacgcacgcacacacgcacagagactTTAAGACCTATCTAAAACCAGCATCATCTCCACGTAACGGAAATTGATTCACCACTAAAAACTGCAGCATTTCTATTACTGACATGTAGAATCTGTTGGGAGCCAGTTGTTCTGAATTTAAGAGAGTGGAAAtctctttccctgtctctcCACGTGTTTCTGAATCTCTCCACGTTGCTTCACAGGCTAAATGTTCTTTTGAAGCTGCATGCTTATTTAAGTCCTTGCCTGATTCAATTGCATGTTTCCAATCATTAAATCCCTTCATGGAGAAGGTCGCGTCCGATGATACAGATTTGAATTTCCTGCAGGCAAAACAAAACGCAGCGTCCTTTTCCACCGAGTCCCTGTTCAAATACCAGCTAGAGGGAAATGATCGGTTTTTTGAACCAAACATTTTGCCTGGATATTTCTTCAACACAACCTGTTTGGGTTTGTCCGTGCCGAGGTCACTCACACCCACTGATCCAACAGGCAGTTGTGGCCCAAATAACTGCCCCAGTCGGTCGGTTGCACTTGACCCGCTGGTAGCCTCCGCTCCGTGGCCGCTGCAGGTCCCGCCAGGCCCCGGGTCGAGCTCCACGGAGCATCTAGCGACGGGCTCAGACTGTCGGTCTCCTTCTCCAGCGACACCCGGAGGAGAGGAGACTGTTGCTGGGCTTTTCAACCACTTACGAACATCCATGATGAACTAGAAATGTAATAGTAAGCCGGTGAAAACTCATCCAGCTTCACTTTCAAAAATGCGCGGTAACTGTTGAGCGGCTCCATTGACGCAGGCTACGTCACGTACGTAGCGTAACTTTCTTTTCAGTAAGGCCGTGATTGGCTGTTGCAGTGTACATTCCCatcaatcaaacaaaatcacaccattgtttctttatatttttaatgttttaatgataaaGAATACAACATTAGTATTTCTCAACACAAAATTGGCTACtatgataatataaaataagaattaaagTAATCTCTTTAAGAGATCTGTGCCTCAAGTGGGGGGGCACAAGCATTTTTGGGGGCGGGCCAGGCCCCCTATGGCCCGCCCATAGCGACGGgtgtggtcagaggtcaggccTCTTGTACCAGGTACACCCGCTTATCATCGAATCTCCATTCAGAAATGTGATAATTGAATATTCAAGAGCTTAAAGCCAAATAGAGACACGGTAGAACATGAGTTAACACATTCTCAATATCAGAAGACTCTCTTGCTAAATCGGGCTCAGAAATGATCCAGAAATCTGACTTAGATTTAATAAAGTCGCTATTTTTCAGTAAAGAGTAAGGATATAAACTACAGGTGAGAGCTGTGGAGGACCAGGGATGTAACAGTAAAAATGATAaagcatttcatattttaataggcattaaaaataggcattgtaaaaagaatttataaatgaacaattaatccATCAGTAAATCCTTCAGATTTagaaatggatttacaaaaaaagcatacaactcattaaataaaccttttataaatacatttatgaattcatgaataaaataatggagtttgaaaaactatttaaaaatgggaaaataaacCTGGCTTCTCTCATCAATTTCCATCtcttttttccagctgcttttccttttcctgttagCTAATTGATTAGCTTAatcatttagcttctcctgcTAGTCTTTCTGTGACACTCGCTGAACAATCCCAATTGGCCACGGGAtgtaacaagctctctgattggttggagagctAACCAGATGTCAGCTCAACAAGACTCAATCTACTTCCACCTCAGAGCCATTTCTTAACTTGAAACTTAACTTAAGTAGTGAAATGTACAGTGGAGTTTGGTGTGGAGCTAAGGAAGtcaccatctgtctgtctgtctgtctgtctgtctgtcaggaggCAGGATGTCCACCAGTCGTTCTCCTGACCCTTCGTCTCACTCTGCCGACCTGGGAGCTCAGTACATCACCGCCACACCGGCCTACGCTCAGTCACACCACAGGTAGGACACACCTGTGTCTACCTGCCTTAAAGGACCACTGCAGCCAAGAAGAGGAAATTAAACCTGTCTGCAGCGTGTCTGAGATTATCAGAGTAAAAGtaacttttattgtgaagatgtgactgtgtttgtgtgatgtgtgcaGTTTTTACTcggagctgctgtctgctggcgTCCTGCAGCCTCTCCTCGGTCAGGTCGAAGGTCTGAAGCAGAAAGACGACAGTAAGAACTACACAACGCCACTGGGCATGTGCAGTGTGgtcaaacacttcctgtctgagtcAGGtaaacacctgtctgtctgtctgtctgtctgtctgacaccTCAGTCTGACAAATCAGTCgtaactcaaggtccacttactggcCTCTTTCTGAGTGAATGatgcaatcaatcaatcaatcaatcaatcaatcaatcaatcaatcagtctgTGGTGTTACGTAAAGAGATTTAGTATTAATGTTTGGTGGTGTGACTGTGGTTCAGCacatcttctctctgtgtgatcagtgtttttgtccCTGATCCATAACTGAAGCCAGAATCTGTTGCTTCTGTGTCAGAAGCAGATTTGTTCTTTGAGTGTCATGTGACTGGCCTGTACCGCCGCGGTGCATCATGGGAGGttcagaggaaagagggagacagcGAGACGTTTGACGCTGTCGTCCTGACGATGCCAGTCCCACAGATCCTGCAGCTTCAGGGAGACGTGGGAcactgtgagacacacacacacacacacacacacacacacacacacacacacacacacacacacacacacacacacacacacacacacacgacctgGACTGAGCTGCAGTAACGTAGTTTGACCACAGGGGGGGGCAGGAGGAtcacatcagctgctgtgatgtcagtgactttaaaaacactgttattgATTTACTCTGATCGATTATTGCTCATGTTATTGATCCAACagttttaaattgttaaatttttatgaaaataaaaattttacaattttttagAGACTCCAGAGGATTTTACTTTGATGAGGTGATGActacttcctcctcctgcagagtttagtgtgtgtgtgtgtgtgtgtgtgtgtgtgtgtgtgtatgttgcagACAAAGCCTCTTCcacatgtgtgtctctgtagatgatgatgtcatctccagctcctctgattggctgaccagGGACAGCGCCCtctctgctgacacacacacacacacacactcaggttaTTAttagatactgtgtgtgtgtgtgtgtgtgtgtgtgtctgtgtgtcttgttGAACAGAAGATCAGAGATGATGTTTGAACTGTTTTAATCACAGTTAGTTAGTTAACCAGTTAGTTGTCTGTTAACAAACACTCAAATTAAACAGAGGAGGCTGCACACATGGACtgacctctgtctgtctgtctgtctgtctgtctgtctgtctgtctgtctgtctctcagtcttgTCTGTCCATCAGAAGCAGCAGTTAGAACGTGTCGTCTACTCGTCTCGTTTCGCCCTcgctctcttcttccctccagaCACCGTCTTCAGTTTCTCTTGGGCGGCTCGATACATCACTGACAACTCCTGCATCCGCTACATCGCTGTGGATGCTCGCAAACGCAACGCaggtctgtttgtctgtctgctcacctgtctgtctgtttgtctgctcacctgtctgtctgtctgtctgactgtcctGTTTCTGTCCCCTCAGACGCTCCTGGTTTCGGTCCATCCCTCGTCATCCACACCAGTGTGCCGTTTGGCCTGGAGCACCTGGAGCGAGACAAGGAGGACGTCCAGCCAATCATCTTACAAGAGCTCCACAAGCTCCTCCCCGGTCTgcctcagccaatcagcatcaAGTGTCAGAAGTGGAGGTACTCCCAGGTGAGTCCTGAGAAATCCTGCCGACCCTGAACATCTCTGAGCCGGGGAGCATTTGATGTACGACCCCTCCCGTCCCTCCTGCAGGTGCTGACCTCGGTGCAGGACTGTCCGGGTCACATGACCGTCCTCGACCGGCCATTGCTCGTCTGTGGCGGTGATGCATTCAGCCACTCCAACTTCGATGGCTGCGTGGAGTCCGCACTGAGCGTGCTCAGTGCGTTAAAGGCCTCGCTGTGACACTGCCGCCACGACAGGAAGTCCTCAAGGCAATGGACCAGGTTCAGAGCCCAACAGGAGGATCTGACCGATACTGACAGGATCAATGATCAATAGAGTCATCAGTTAGGGTCAATACATGAAGTTTGATGAAGTGGTTCATTAAGattttgtcttaaaataaaGCCGTTtctacattgttttcatttgtgtcagctgatgtttgacctttgacttccAGCTGTGTTTAATCTGAACCAGCTGTTTCCTGGTTTAAGTTCAACCTCACACAGGTCATCGTGTGAGGTTGAACTTAAAACTGGTTTAACTCAGGGGTTAAAGGACCAGCGCTTATCATATGTAATGAAATATTTGTAGTGTCACATGATCAGAGGAATCATGAGACAAACTGAAGAGGTGACTTCACCTGGAAGTGATGCAGCACAACAGGTTAGTGTCTCAGGTGTGTCTCAGCTGTCAGCTGATCATAGATCAGATGTTATAAtgaggaagctgctgcttctCATTTCCTTTGATCTTTTTATAGCAGCAGATGAGGCAGAGTTAGTTCTGGTGTGGTACCCACaaggctcagagagagagagagagaga comes from the Seriola aureovittata isolate HTS-2021-v1 ecotype China chromosome 21, ASM2101889v1, whole genome shotgun sequence genome and includes:
- the rnls gene encoding renalase isoform X2 — protein: MSRVLIVGAGLTGSLCACLLRRELQSKVQIVVWDKARGSGGRMSTSRSPDPSSHSADLGAQYITATPAYAQSHHSFYSELLSAGVLQPLLGQVEGLKQKDDSKNYTTPLGMCSVVKHFLSESADLFFECHVTGLYRRGASWEVQRKEGDSETFDAVVLTMPVPQILQLQGDVGHFLSVHQKQQLERVVYSSRFALALFFPPDTVFSFSWAARYITDNSCIRYIAVDARKRNADAPGFGPSLVIHTSVPFGLEHLERDKEDVQPIILQELHKLLPGLPQPISIKCQKWRYSQVLTSVQDCPGHMTVLDRPLLVCGGDAFSHSNFDGCVESALSVLSALKASL
- the rnls gene encoding renalase isoform X3: MSRVLIVGAGLTGSLCACLLRRELQSKVQIVVWDKARGSGGRMSTSRSPDPSSHSADLGAQYITATPAYAQSHHSFYSELLSAGVLQPLLGQVEGLKQKDDSKNYTTPLGMCSVVKHFLSESDLFFECHVTGLYRRGASWEVQRKEGDSETFDAVVLTMPVPQILQLQGDVGHFLSVHQKQQLERVVYSSRFALALFFPPDTVFSFSWAARYITDNSCIRYIAVDARKRNADAPGFGPSLVIHTSVPFGLEHLERDKEDVQPIILQELHKLLPGLPQPISIKCQKWRYSQVLTSVQDCPGHMTVLDRPLLVCGGDAFSHSNFDGCVESALSVLSALKASL
- the rnls gene encoding renalase isoform X1, which codes for MSRVLIVGAGLTGSLCACLLRRELQSKVQIVVWDKARGSGGRMSTSRSPDPSSHSADLGAQYITATPAYAQSHHSFYSELLSAGVLQPLLGQVEGLKQKDDSKNYTTPLGMCSVVKHFLSESEADLFFECHVTGLYRRGASWEVQRKEGDSETFDAVVLTMPVPQILQLQGDVGHFLSVHQKQQLERVVYSSRFALALFFPPDTVFSFSWAARYITDNSCIRYIAVDARKRNADAPGFGPSLVIHTSVPFGLEHLERDKEDVQPIILQELHKLLPGLPQPISIKCQKWRYSQVLTSVQDCPGHMTVLDRPLLVCGGDAFSHSNFDGCVESALSVLSALKASL